One segment of Camelus bactrianus isolate YW-2024 breed Bactrian camel chromosome 27, ASM4877302v1, whole genome shotgun sequence DNA contains the following:
- the ISLR2 gene encoding immunoglobulin superfamily containing leucine-rich repeat protein 2 isoform X2, producing MWKAPLGCRPGSATSGLEKRLQPQSSARSQRAVGKAQRPPHNPDPGSTMVPLRALWLAWALLGVAGACPEPCACVDKYAHQFADCAYKELREVPEGLPANVTTLSLSANKITVLRRGAFADVTQVTSLWLAHNEVRTVEPGSLAVLSQLKNLDLSHNLISSFPWSDLRNLSALQLLKMNHNRLGSLPRDALGALPDLRSLRINNNRLRTLAPGTFDALSALSHLQLYHNPFHCSCSLVWLQAWAASTRVSLPEPDSIACASPPALQGVPVHRLPALSCAPPSVHLSVEPPPEAPGSPLRAGLALMLHCVAEGHPTPRLQWQLQIPGGTIVLVPPVLSGEDDGDGAEDREEKGEGDGPTQTEAPTPTPAPAWPAPPATPRFLALTNGSLLVPLLSSKEAGVYTCRAHNELGANSTSLRVAVAAAGPPKHASGAGGDPNGQAPTSERKSTAKGRGNSVLPSKPEGKIKGQGLARVSALGEAEAGPEEEEEAGEGEEAEDQVSADGVEEQRCGHGDPSRYVSNHAFNQSAELKPHVFELGVIALDVAEREARVQLTPLAARWGPGPGGAAGAGRPGRRPVRLLYLCPAGGGAAVQWSRVEEGVNAYWFRGLRPGTNYSVCLALAGEACHVQVVFATKKELPSLLVIVAVSVFLLVLATVPLLGAACCHLLAKHPGKPYRLILRPQAPDPMEKRIAADFDPRASYLESDKSYQAGGEAGGEEPEEVPGEGLDEDVEQGDPGGDLQREESLAACSLVESQSKANQEEFEAGSEYSDRLPLGAEAVDIAQEINGNYRQTAG from the exons ATGTGGAAAGCGCCCTTGGGCTGTCGTCCTGGCTCCGCAACATCAGGTCTGGAGAAAAGGTTGCAGCCCCAGAGCAGCGCACGGAGTCAGCGAGCAGTGGGTAAGGCGCAGAGACCACCTCACAACCCTGACCCAG GATCCACGATGGTGCCCTTGCGAGCACTGTGGCTGGCCTGGGCGCTTCTAGGAGTGGCCGGAGCGTGCCCAGAGCCGTGCGCCTGCGTGGACAAATACGCGCATCAGTTCGCCGACTGCGCCTACAAGGAGCTGCGCGAGGTGCCCGAAGGACTGCCGGCCAACGTGACCACGCTTAGCCTGTCGGCGAACAAGATCACTGTGCTGCGGCGCGGGGCCTTCGCCGACGTCACGCAGGTCACGTCGCTGTGGCTGGCGCACAATGAAGTGCGCACTGTGGAGCCAGGCTCGCTGGCTGTGCTGAGCCAGCTCAAGAACCTCGACCTAAGCCACAACCTCATATCCAGCTTCCCATGGAGCGATCTGCGTAACCTGAGCGCACTACAGCTACTCAAGATGAACCACAACCGCTTGGGGTCGTTGCCCCGAGACGCACTCGGTGCGCTGCCCGACCTGCGCTCCCTGCGCATCAACAACAACCGGCTTCGTACATTGGCTCCCGGCACCTTCGACGCGCTGAGCGCGCTGTCACATCTTCAACTCTATCACAACCCCTTCCACTGCAGTTGCAGCCTTGTGTGGCTGCAGGCCTGGGCCGCGAGCACCCGGGTCTCGTTACCCGAGCCCGACTCCATCGCGTGCGCCTCGCCTCCCGCGCTGCAGGGGGTGCCGGTGCACCGCCTGCCCGCCCTATCCTGTGCACCGCCCAGTGTGCATCTGAGTGTCGAGCCGCCGCCTGAGGCGCCAGGCAGCCCCCTTCGCGCCGGCCTGGCGCTCATGCTACACTGCGTCGCCGAAGGACACCCCACACCCCGCCTGCAGTGGCAACTTCAGATCCCGGGTGGCACCATAGTCTTAGTGCCGCCGGTCCTGAGCGGGGAGGATGACGGGGACGGGGCAGAAgacagggaggagaaaggagaaggggaTGGGCCCACGCAGACAGAGGCCCCAACCCCGACTCCAGCACCGGCTTGGCCCGCGCCCCCAGCCACCCCGCGCTTCCTGGCCCTCACAAACGGCTCCTTGTTGGTGCCCCTCCTGAGCTCCAAGGAGGCAGGCGTCTACACATGCCGTGCCCACAACGAGCTGGGTGCCAACTCCACTTCACTACGTGTGGCAGTGGCAGCTGCCGGGCCCCCAAAACACGCTTCTGGCGCAGGGGGAGACCCTAACGGGCAGGCCCCAACTTCTGAACGTAAGTCCACAGCCAAAGGCCGGGGCAACAGTGTCCTACCTTCCAAGCCTGAGGGCAAAATCAAAGGCCAAGGCCTGGCCCGGGTTAGTGCCCTCGGAGAGGCTGAGGCGGGGccggaagaggaggaggaggcaggtgagGGAGAGGAGGCGGAAGACCAGGTCTCTGCGGACGGGGTGGAGGAGCAACGCTGTGGCCACGGGGACCCCTCGCGGTACGTGTCCAATCACGCGTTCAACCAGAGCGCGGAGCTCAAGCCGCACGTCTTCGAGCTGGGCGTCATCGCGCTGGACGTGGCGGAGCGCGAGGCGCGGGTGCAGCTGACGCCGCTGGCGGCGCGCTGGGGCCCCGGGCCCGGCGGGGCTGCAGGAGCCGGGCGGCCAGGGAGGCGGCCAGTGCGCCTGCTCTATCTGTGCCCGGCCGGGGGCGGCGCAGCCGTGCAGTGGTCGCGTGTAGAGGAGGGCGTCAACGCCTACTGGTTCCGCGGCCTGCGGCCCGGCACTAACTATTCCGTGTGCCTGGCGCTGGCAGGCGAGGCTTGCCATGTGCAAGTGGTGTTCGCCACCAAGAAGGAGTTGCCCTCATTGCTAGTTATCGTGGCGGTGAGCGTGTTCCTCCTGGTGCTGGCCACCGTGCCCCTGCTGGGCGCCGCCTGCTGCCATCTGCTGGCCAAACACCCGGGCAAGCCCTACCGTCTTATCCTGAGGCCGCAGGCTCCGGATCCCATGGAGAAGCGCATCGCCGCCGACTTCGACCCGCGTGCCTCCTACCTCGAGTCCGACAAAAGCTACCAGGCAGGCGGCGAGGCGGGCGGCGAGGAGCCAGAGGAGGTCCCCGGGGAGGGCCTTGACGAAGACGTGGAGCAGGGGGACCCAGGTGGGGacctgcagagagaggagagccTGGCGGCCTGCTCGCTGGTGGAGTCCCAGTCTAAGGCCAACCAAGAGGAGTTCGAGGCGGGCTCCGAGTACAGTGATCGGCTGCCCCTGGGTGCCGAAGCTGTCGACATCGCCCAGGAGATTAACGGCAACTATAGGCAGACAGCGGGCTGA